The genome window TGATCGACAATGTGTTTCACCTCGTCGAGAATATTGTGCAACTCATCCAATTGCGCATTCAATTCTGCATTTTCCGATTCTGTCAACTCTGTCTTACCCTGCAACAACAATACCAGTTTCTCAAATTTACCTGCTTTTTCTTCGAAAATGCGTAAGTCCAAAAACGCAGAATTTTCTTTTATCCCGATCAACGCACGGGAAATTCGCTGCAAATTTTCACCGAGATTTTCGTGGAAATTTTCTTTTTTCAACATTAAATGGATGCCGGCAATTTCGCTGGCGCATTCATCGATAAATTTTTCCAGCAAGCTGGGATCAACGTGAATAACCCGGAACAGCAAATCAATTTGCTTCTGGATTTTAGCCTGCGAACGGCGCAATTTTTTCACAGATGCCACCTGCTGGGTGATATCACGCACCGTAACCATCAGCGAATCCACTTTTTCATCTTTAATGATGCGCGAAAACGCAAATTCCATGTGCCGGGTAATTGTGCCATTCTCCGGATCATCAAAATTGACATCAATTTCGCGAATGGGATTGAGTTCTTCAACATACCGATCGGTGACAACCGAGTGGAAAATCAGCTTCAGATAATCATCAATCACGCCAACCAATTCCGGCGATATCAAATCTTTGAAGAAATCGATAGCGGTTTGGTGCTGCAACGCCTGGCTGCCAAACATGCGCTCCAACGCTTTGGAGCGTTTTCCGGTGATTTGCAAATTCGGGTCGATAAAGAAAACACCTTCGTTCACATTTTCCAAAAATTGGTCAACTGTGCTATCGGCTGTTTCAACCGGTTGTGGTAGCGGTTGCGATAGAGCTTTCGGTTTTTGGCGGATGATGACTACGCCGCCGGTTACGTGACCACTCTGATCTTTTATCGGTCGCCCGGATGCGTTGATAAACTTGCCTTCTTCGTGATCTTTCGCGTTTACCATCAAATCCATTTCGTCCACATTTTCGCCAAAGGTTGCCCGCAAAAATGGCAATTCTGCGTCATCAACCGGCTGCTGCGATTGCGGATCGATCATGCTCACATGGCGATACCAGCTTTCGTTTGCACCGGCTTCTGAGGAAATTCCCAATAATTCTTCCGCGGCGGGGTTGTAATGGAGCAACTTTCCGTTGGCATCTGTGGCAACCACGCCGTCCGCCATACTATTAATGATATCCAAATAGCGGCGGGATTGCTCGGCGTATTTTTTAGCCAGCAAAATATGACGGGTGACATCCAAAAATGACCAGGCTTTGCCAATCACCTGTTCGCCAACCATCAGTGGGCGAATGTAACATTCCAGATATTTACCATCTTGCAGAATAATATTTGCAGTTTGCAATTTAGAAATCTGGCTGTTGAATGAGAAAATGTTTTCCGATAAATCGTTGATATTACGAATTTTAGCTTTGATAGCTTCAACCAGTTTATCGGCTTCCGGCTTCATTGCCAGCAATGCGGGCAGATCCCAGATTTCCTCAAATTTTTTGTTGATTTTGATTTCATTGGTATCGCTGCTAAAAATCATCATTGCATCGTTGGTCACTTCGATTGTGGATTGATTTCTGATAGCCGATTTTTCCAACATCGATTTTTCGGCATCCACTTTCTTTTTCAACGCCAACATTTGATATCGCGATTTTTTCATTTTTTCAACAACATTGAACAACTTGTTCCCCAACGGACGCAGAATAAAAAATCCGGCAAAAAATATGGTGCTCATAACAATCAGCCACAATGCCAGCATCATTCCATTTTCGATTCCGGATTGTGCTTCCCGGGCTTGGACATAGGATTTTTTCACATTTTGCAGCAACGCAGGCAATTCATTCGATGCGAGTCGATAAACCCGTTGGGAATGTTCGTTGCCGTTTACCACTTTTTCCATGGGGAGTTGATAAATCAGTTTGGCATTGACAAAAAAATCGGTCATCAATTTATCGAGATTGGTGCTGGGGTGAAAGTACACGTCTTTCACAACATCCGATTCCAGCTTTTCCAAACCGAGCACATCGCTTCCGTACAGTAATCCCTGATGGTAATCCTGCAGCAAAGTAACGCTTTCTTTCAATTGGGCAGTTTCAGTTGCAAACTGTTGTTTTTCTTTAGCTTGGGTTATTCGAGTAACCTGAAAAGCAATCTGCTGAACCAGCGCTTCCTGTTTACTGACAACCGAGGTTGCATTGTAAAAAGG of Calditrichia bacterium contains these proteins:
- a CDS encoding PAS domain-containing protein gives rise to the protein MNSRAQSQNTDVILSANEQIDLKQYALNYVIALSIIGVFVTIAFAAVKFILPNSDPFYNATSVVSKQEALVQQIAFQVTRITQAKEKQQFATETAQLKESVTLLQDYHQGLLYGSDVLGLEKLESDVVKDVYFHPSTNLDKLMTDFFVNAKLIYQLPMEKVVNGNEHSQRVYRLASNELPALLQNVKKSYVQAREAQSGIENGMMLALWLIVMSTIFFAGFFILRPLGNKLFNVVEKMKKSRYQMLALKKKVDAEKSMLEKSAIRNQSTIEVTNDAMMIFSSDTNEIKINKKFEEIWDLPALLAMKPEADKLVEAIKAKIRNINDLSENIFSFNSQISKLQTANIILQDGKYLECYIRPLMVGEQVIGKAWSFLDVTRHILLAKKYAEQSRRYLDIINSMADGVVATDANGKLLHYNPAAEELLGISSEAGANESWYRHVSMIDPQSQQPVDDAELPFLRATFGENVDEMDLMVNAKDHEEGKFINASGRPIKDQSGHVTGGVVIIRQKPKALSQPLPQPVETADSTVDQFLENVNEGVFFIDPNLQITGKRSKALERMFGSQALQHQTAIDFFKDLISPELVGVIDDYLKLIFHSVVTDRYVEELNPIREIDVNFDDPENGTITRHMEFAFSRIIKDEKVDSLMVTVRDITQQVASVKKLRRSQAKIQKQIDLLFRVIHVDPSLLEKFIDECASEIAGIHLMLKKENFHENLGENLQRISRALIGIKENSAFLDLRIFEEKAGKFEKLVLLLQGKTELTESENAELNAQLDELHNILDEVKHIVDHLINKLKVRFRGKREEECRRFLGSIESYVQRISREAGKKVQVDFSRFNALEIPFEERQSVRDVLTELLKKVVNTSIESPRERKTAGKTPTALIQLLSIKSTEKAYEFTLRDDGKGMSMLNKPAEEAMLALPESENSNGNMHNSANGLVLNQQFFGMHKDNENNSLSTDFVAVESKVKKMGGKIHAFSQRGEFTEFYISLPNKNSKTAKDKPIIINRKEQK